Proteins found in one Candidatus Delongbacteria bacterium genomic segment:
- the rhaD gene encoding rhamnulose-1-phosphate aldolase, producing the protein MIRIRKIQEGLKKIATIAGVLSNNGWAEANAGNISLNVSDALEDEFDSSDHQRPSEDYCFSKDTSIIITSSGSRMREIAEAPEKFCGVLTFVAGKKGYFISKFGQDEFIPTSEYPSHIGIHRYLVNSERSEKAVVHSHPDELIAAMHKEELNSEKSINSVFEKMHSEFSMLMPDKVGFIPFTDPGSKDLANRTLEKLHKHKIVLWKDHGCISIGNNLDSALDNIEIVNKIAKVYLMQK; encoded by the coding sequence ATGATCAGGATCAGGAAAATTCAGGAAGGTTTGAAAAAGATAGCAACTATTGCAGGAGTTCTCTCCAATAATGGTTGGGCAGAGGCAAATGCCGGTAATATCAGCTTGAACGTTAGCGATGCGTTAGAAGATGAATTTGACAGTTCTGATCATCAAAGACCTTCTGAGGACTATTGTTTTTCGAAAGATACATCAATTATTATTACTTCTTCCGGCAGCAGAATGAGAGAGATAGCTGAAGCACCTGAGAAATTTTGTGGTGTTCTTACATTTGTAGCAGGGAAAAAGGGTTACTTTATTTCAAAGTTCGGGCAGGATGAATTTATTCCTACTTCAGAGTATCCGAGTCATATTGGTATCCATAGATATCTTGTGAACAGTGAAAGATCTGAGAAAGCTGTTGTTCACTCTCATCCTGATGAGCTTATTGCGGCTATGCACAAAGAAGAACTGAACTCAGAGAAAAGTATAAATTCCGTTTTCGAAAAGATGCATTCAGAATTCAGTATGTTGATGCCTGATAAAGTTGGATTTATTCCTTTTACCGATCCCGGCTCAAAAGATCTTGCTAACAGAACCCTGGAAAAACTTCATAAGCATAAGATAGTTCTCTGGAAGGATCACGGGTGTATCTCCATAGGAAATAACTTAGATTCCGCTTTAGATAACATTGAGATAGTGAACAAGATCGCAAAGGTCTACTTAATGCAAAAGTAA
- a CDS encoding biotin transporter BioY, producing the protein MKTVIADAVWKEKSLVKDIILVTSTSLMIALLAQIVIPIYPVPFTGQTLGVLLTGALIGKKRATLSLLSYLMMGFIGMPVFVGGTFGITRLAGPTGGYLIGFVFAALVVGHLTEKGWDRNFITSVIAMFIGSIVIYAFGLLWLSNFTGWDKVLSSGLLPFISGDIIKILIAASILPSGWKLINKS; encoded by the coding sequence ATGAAAACTGTAATTGCAGATGCAGTCTGGAAAGAAAAAAGTCTGGTTAAAGATATTATCCTGGTGACTTCAACAAGTTTAATGATAGCTTTATTAGCACAAATTGTAATTCCTATCTATCCTGTCCCTTTCACCGGACAAACACTTGGTGTATTACTAACAGGTGCCTTAATAGGCAAAAAAAGAGCAACTCTGAGTCTACTGTCTTATCTGATGATGGGATTCATCGGAATGCCTGTATTCGTAGGAGGAACTTTTGGTATAACCAGATTAGCAGGACCTACTGGTGGATATCTTATCGGATTTGTCTTTGCAGCATTAGTAGTTGGACATCTTACTGAAAAAGGTTGGGATAGAAATTTTATTACTTCGGTAATTGCGATGTTCATTGGAAGTATTGTAATATATGCATTCGGACTTCTTTGGTTGAGTAATTTTACAGGTTGGGACAAAGTGCTTTCTTCAGGTCTTTTACCATTTATCTCTGGTGATATCATAAAAATACTTATTGCAGCATCAATTCTTCCTTCAGGCTGGAAACTGATAAATAAGTCATAA
- a CDS encoding class I SAM-dependent rRNA methyltransferase — protein MRSLYLKKGKEKQPLNKHSYIFSGAIEKHDPEISAGEVIKIYSSENKFIAYGHFNPNSEIRARLLEWNENSIVDQEWYRNKIISALKLRERLFSSSETDGFRLVYSEGDLLPGLIVDKFNEVLVLQSFTSGMDTVKLTITNILIEELPEIKCIYEKSDGDGRRMEGLSNCTGVLYGKLPDDIVIHENGIKYKVDLVSQKSGFYTDQRENRQKIIPYIKPGAEVLDLFSYSGGFALNCSKHLSCNVILCDSSKDAIELAGTNYRLNNLLTDDITFVTKDCFTFIRELYSDSRSFDVIILDPPKLMPKKKDEYRAVRAYKDLNFNAMKLVKTGGFLITFSCSGNFSMEEFKKMIAYSAKDAKRTVQIVEQLHQGIDHPVSVSVPESEYLKGLILRIL, from the coding sequence ATGAGATCACTTTACCTTAAAAAGGGAAAAGAGAAACAGCCGTTAAATAAGCATTCCTACATTTTCTCCGGTGCAATTGAAAAACATGACCCGGAGATTTCTGCAGGTGAAGTGATAAAAATCTATTCCTCAGAAAATAAATTTATTGCCTATGGACATTTCAATCCTAATTCAGAGATCAGAGCAAGACTTCTGGAATGGAACGAAAATTCAATAGTTGATCAAGAATGGTATCGAAACAAAATAATTTCAGCATTAAAATTAAGAGAGAGATTATTCAGTTCTTCTGAAACCGATGGATTCAGATTGGTATATAGTGAAGGAGATCTTCTTCCAGGATTGATAGTCGATAAATTTAACGAAGTTCTGGTCTTACAATCCTTTACCTCCGGAATGGATACCGTAAAGCTTACAATTACAAATATTTTGATCGAAGAACTTCCTGAGATCAAGTGCATCTATGAAAAAAGTGACGGTGACGGTAGAAGAATGGAAGGATTATCCAACTGCACCGGAGTTCTTTACGGGAAATTACCTGATGATATTGTAATACACGAAAATGGAATAAAATACAAAGTTGATCTTGTATCCCAAAAATCAGGTTTTTACACTGATCAGAGAGAGAACAGACAAAAGATCATTCCATACATCAAACCAGGAGCTGAGGTCCTTGATCTTTTTTCATACTCAGGTGGATTTGCTCTCAATTGCTCAAAACATCTTTCATGCAATGTTATTCTTTGCGATTCATCAAAAGATGCTATTGAATTAGCAGGAACAAATTACCGGTTGAATAACTTATTGACAGATGATATTACTTTTGTGACCAAAGACTGCTTTACTTTTATAAGAGAACTCTATAGCGATAGCAGATCATTCGATGTAATAATCCTTGACCCTCCGAAATTAATGCCTAAGAAAAAGGATGAATACAGAGCTGTCAGAGCTTATAAAGACCTTAATTTCAATGCTATGAAACTTGTGAAAACTGGAGGATTTCTGATCACTTTCTCCTGCTCCGGAAATTTTTCAATGGAAGAATTTAAAAAAATGATCGCTTATTCCGCAAAAGATGCAAAAAGAACAGTACAGATAGTGGAACAGCTTCATCAGGGAATTGATCATCCGGTCAGTGTATCTGTTCCTGAATCAGAATATTTAAAGGGACTGATCTTAAGAATTCTTTAA
- a CDS encoding acyltransferase — protein MKIGIARKGRIIVNGNAVLHLGTAWERSNFNNSTLKIDRAGKFTVNGIFSFHTGGFINIKKGGKLEIGSGYASNDVDITCYRNIKIGDYVAISKGVIISDSNDHIIKGMEEFNTKPIIIGEHVGIGRRAMILNGVTIGDGAIIAAGAVVVKDVPPRCMVAGVPAKVIKEDVEWS, from the coding sequence ATGAAAATAGGTATAGCAAGGAAAGGAAGGATCATTGTAAATGGAAATGCGGTATTACACCTGGGGACTGCATGGGAAAGAAGTAATTTTAATAACTCAACCTTAAAAATTGACAGAGCAGGTAAATTTACAGTGAACGGGATCTTCAGCTTTCACACCGGTGGTTTCATTAACATAAAAAAAGGCGGTAAGCTCGAGATCGGTAGCGGGTATGCTTCAAATGATGTTGATATTACATGTTACAGAAATATTAAGATCGGTGATTATGTAGCAATATCAAAAGGTGTTATAATCAGTGACTCCAATGACCATATAATAAAAGGCATGGAAGAATTCAATACAAAACCGATAATCATAGGTGAGCATGTCGGTATAGGCAGAAGAGCAATGATACTTAACGGAGTGACCATAGGAGATGGTGCGATAATTGCCGCAGGAGCAGTAGTAGTGAAGGATGTTCCACCTAGGTGTATGGTGGCAGGGGTTCCTGCTAAGGTTATTAAAGAAGACGTAGAATGGAGTTAA